In one window of Deltaproteobacteria bacterium DNA:
- a CDS encoding cytochrome c maturation protein CcmE gives MLNRRRFIVGAALIAAAVSYLVYAGIRTTSMYYFELGEFVARRDALLGETLRVKGWVKHGSVRWDAHTNELAFELATKDGGSPVPVAYRGIRPDMFSEGREVVVEGRYRRDGLAARQIMTSCPSKYEPAAGGGEPRAGS, from the coding sequence GTGCTGAATCGACGCCGCTTCATCGTAGGGGCTGCGCTGATCGCGGCCGCCGTCTCCTACCTGGTCTACGCTGGCATCCGCACCACCTCGATGTACTACTTCGAGCTGGGCGAGTTCGTCGCGCGCCGCGACGCGCTCCTGGGCGAGACGCTGCGCGTGAAGGGCTGGGTCAAGCACGGCAGCGTGCGCTGGGACGCGCACACGAACGAGCTCGCCTTCGAGCTCGCGACCAAAGATGGGGGGAGTCCAGTTCCGGTCGCGTACCGCGGCATCCGGCCCGACATGTTCTCCGAGGGACGCGAGGTCGTGGTCGAGGGCCGCTACCGGCGGGACGGGCTCGCCGCACGCCAGATCATGACGAGCTGCCCGTCCAAGTACGAGCCTGCGGCCGGCGGCGGCGAGCCGCGGGCGGGCTCCTGA
- the lpxA gene encoding acyl-ACP--UDP-N-acetylglucosamine O-acyltransferase, with protein MGVHPTAIVDLRATLDGSAEIGPYVVIDGPVAIGPRTRVLAGAYLTGRTEIGADNVIHPGVVLGHEPQDVAYRGAETGLRIGDRNVIREHAEVHRGTEPGTWTEIGDDNYLMSQAHVGHNCRLGSNVIMATGATLGGHVVVEDQAFISGNCVVHQHCRVGRLVIMRGLSRASRDLPPFAIVDGTHTVRGLNRVGLRRAGFDRERMGALASAFRILFRVRTNLAAAMARVEAEVRSPDVDHLLAFIRSSRRGVAFGPVRARGEDAAEDA; from the coding sequence GTGGGCGTCCACCCGACGGCGATCGTCGATTTGCGTGCCACGCTCGATGGGAGCGCGGAGATCGGTCCCTACGTCGTCATCGACGGGCCGGTCGCGATCGGCCCGCGCACGCGCGTGCTGGCCGGCGCGTACCTGACCGGCCGCACCGAGATCGGCGCCGACAACGTCATCCACCCCGGCGTCGTGCTCGGCCACGAGCCGCAGGACGTGGCGTACCGCGGCGCCGAGACCGGGCTTCGCATCGGGGACCGTAACGTCATCCGCGAGCACGCCGAGGTGCATCGCGGCACGGAGCCCGGCACGTGGACCGAGATCGGCGACGACAACTACCTGATGTCGCAGGCGCACGTGGGCCACAACTGCAGGCTGGGGAGCAACGTCATCATGGCGACCGGGGCGACGCTCGGCGGGCACGTGGTGGTGGAAGACCAGGCGTTCATCTCCGGCAACTGCGTCGTGCACCAGCACTGCCGCGTCGGGCGGCTCGTCATCATGCGCGGGCTCTCGCGCGCCTCGCGCGACCTGCCGCCCTTCGCGATCGTTGATGGCACGCACACGGTGCGCGGTCTGAACCGCGTCGGGCTGCGCCGCGCCGGCTTCGACCGCGAGCGCATGGGGGCGCTCGCGAGCGCCTTCCGCATCCTCTTCCGCGTGCGCACCAACCTCGCGGCCGCGATGGCGCGGGTCGAGGCGGAGGTGCGCTCGCCCGACGTCGACCATCTCCTCGCCTTCATCCGCAGCTCGCGCCGCGGCGTCGCCTTCGGGCCCGTGCGCGCGCGGGGGGAGGACGCGGCGGAGGACGCGTGA
- the yacG gene encoding DNA gyrase inhibitor YacG, producing the protein MRSVRCPTCRRETPWEGNPQRPFCSDRCRVLDLAAWADERYRIPGEPVPAEPDTPDAPGGPPPGRER; encoded by the coding sequence GTGCGCTCCGTCCGCTGCCCGACGTGTCGGCGCGAAACGCCGTGGGAGGGGAACCCGCAGCGGCCGTTCTGCTCCGACCGCTGCCGGGTGCTCGACCTGGCCGCCTGGGCCGACGAGCGCTACCGCATCCCGGGAGAGCCGGTCCCCGCCGAGCCCGACACGCCGGACGCGCCGGGCGGGCCGCCGCCGGGCCGCGAGCGCTAG
- the hemE gene encoding uroporphyrinogen decarboxylase produces the protein MEAPPFLAACRREHVPYTPIWLMRQAGRYLSEYRAVRERLGFLALCKSPDAAAEVTVTAALRLGVDAAIIFADILLVLEPMGVGLEFTRGDGPLIRRPVRSGADVDRLAEVDPAALGYVAEAVRRTRAALPARVPLIGFAGAPFTLASYLIEGGGSRTYARTKALMATDPDAWRALMERLVPVVAAYLNAQIAAGADAVQLFDSWVGCLSPADYRAHVLPHVRALIAALAPGTPVIHFGTGTAGLLEAMRAAGGHVIGLDWRVDLDAAWARLGHDVAVQGNLDPSALLAPISEIRARAAAILDQAASRPGHIFNLGHGILPETPVDHVRALVDAVHELSARR, from the coding sequence GTGGAAGCGCCCCCCTTCCTGGCGGCGTGCCGCCGCGAGCACGTTCCCTACACGCCCATCTGGCTCATGCGGCAGGCGGGCCGCTACCTGTCCGAGTACCGCGCCGTCCGCGAGCGCCTCGGCTTTCTCGCGCTCTGCAAGTCGCCCGACGCGGCGGCGGAGGTGACCGTCACCGCTGCGCTCCGCCTGGGTGTCGATGCGGCGATCATCTTCGCGGACATCCTCCTCGTGCTCGAGCCGATGGGCGTGGGGCTCGAGTTCACGCGCGGCGATGGCCCTCTGATCCGCCGGCCCGTGCGCTCCGGCGCGGACGTCGACCGCCTCGCCGAGGTCGATCCCGCCGCGCTCGGCTACGTCGCCGAGGCGGTCAGGCGCACCCGCGCCGCGCTCCCGGCGCGGGTGCCGCTCATCGGCTTCGCCGGCGCACCCTTCACGCTCGCGTCGTATCTCATCGAGGGCGGCGGCTCGCGCACCTACGCGCGTACCAAGGCGCTCATGGCGACCGACCCGGACGCCTGGCGCGCGCTCATGGAGCGCCTCGTGCCCGTCGTGGCCGCGTACCTGAACGCGCAGATCGCCGCGGGCGCGGACGCGGTGCAGCTCTTCGACAGCTGGGTCGGCTGCCTCTCGCCCGCCGACTACCGCGCCCACGTGCTGCCGCACGTGCGCGCCTTGATCGCCGCGCTCGCGCCCGGGACGCCGGTGATCCACTTCGGCACCGGGACGGCGGGGCTCCTCGAGGCGATGCGCGCCGCGGGCGGCCACGTGATCGGCCTCGACTGGCGCGTCGACCTCGACGCGGCGTGGGCACGCCTCGGCCACGACGTCGCGGTGCAGGGGAACCTCGACCCGAGCGCCCTGCTGGCGCCCATTTCGGAGATCCGTGCGCGCGCCGCCGCCATCCTCGACCAGGCGGCGAGTCGCCCGGGCCACATCTTCAACCTGGGCCACGGCATCCTGCCCGAGACCCCGGTCGACCACGTGCGCGCGCTGGTCGACGCCGTGCACGAGCTGTCGGCGCGGCGCTAG